A single region of the Thunnus maccoyii chromosome 10, fThuMac1.1, whole genome shotgun sequence genome encodes:
- the LOC121906368 gene encoding potassium channel subfamily K member 5-like, with protein sequence MADKGPFLTSCIIFYLSIGAAIFQILEEPNWESAKVKYLLQQENLLKNHACLTRADLDQILEIVSEAAGQGVTITGDKNRKPWDWANSVIFAATIVTTIGYGNVAPKTRGGRVFCILYGLCGIPLCLVWISDLGSFFGDRAKRLSQVLIRKGVSVKKVQFTCTAIFLLWGLLVHLVIPPFVFMFMEGWTYLEGLYFSFITLTTVGFGDYVAGVNPNIKYPRLYRVFAELWIYMGLAWLSLFFSWNVHMVVEAHKVFKKRRHKHRPFYDQDQDEPEEDKRNPDVKPTVIDIFNFLSEKEEDYSTVIKDIAITAKKTKPAENINRSKSCSDILTTNIEKLDHSPRHRRMMSISEVFMNKKAKQNGSEEEERRSPIQENCGNSESAECVRTNNEENGDSCAFDSENDGINFTVPPKETTEEESVQLSDGGGTRFTISKVAEGDLLIDKDEKG encoded by the exons ATGGCTGATAAGGGTCCGTTTTTAACTTCATGTATTATTTTCTACCTATCTATCGGGGCGGCTATATTCCAGATTCTTGAGGAGCCAAATTGGGAATCAGCCAAAGTCAAATATCTCCTTCAACAGGAAAACCTTTTGAAGAACCATGCTTGTTTAACAAGAGCTGATCTGGATCAGATTTTGGAG ATTGTGTCAGAGGCTGCAGGCCAAGGTGTGACCATCACCGGGGACAAAAATCGTAAACCGTGGGATTGGGCAAACTCTGTCATCTTTGCTGCCACTATTGTCACTACTATAG GTTACGGTAATGTTGCCCCTAAGACTAGAGGTGGCCGTGTGTTCTGCATTCTGTATGGTCTGTGTGGGATCCCGCTGTGTCTGGTGTGGATAAGTGACCTGGGTTCATTCTTTGGAGATCGGGCCAAACGTCTGTCCCAGGTTCTGATCCGTAAAGGTGTTTCAGTG aaaaaGGTCCAGTTTACCTGCACAGCCATATTCCTGTTATGGGGACTGCTGGTGCACCTGGTGATCCCtccatttgttttcatgtttatggAAGGATGGACTTACTTGGAGGGTCTCTACTTTTCTTTCATCACACTCACAACTGTTGGCTTTGGAGATTATGTGGCAG GTGTGAATCCAAATATCAAATATCCTAGATTGTACAGAGTATTTGCAGAGTTATGGATCTACATGGGCCTGGCCTGGCTGTCTCTGTTCTTCAGCTGGAATGTCCACATGGTAGTGGAGGCTCACAAGGTGTTCAAGAAAAGAAGACACAAGCACAGACCCTTCTATGACCAGGACCAGGATGAGCCTGAAGAGGACAAGCGCAACCCAGATGTGAAGCCAACCGTCATTGATATTTTCAACTTCCTATCTGAGAAGGAGGAAGACTACAGCACAGTCATCAAGGATATTGCAAtcacagcaaagaaaacaaagcccGCAGAAAACATAAATCGCTCAAAGAGCTGCAGTGACATCTTGACCACCAACATCGAGAAGCTGGATCATTCGCCACGGCACAGACGCATGATGAGTATCAGTGAAGTGTTCATGAACAAGAAGGCCAAACAGAATggcagtgaagaagaggagaggcgTTCTCCGATCCAAGAAAACTGTGGAAACTCTGAATCAGCAGAATGTGTGAGGACGAATAATGAAGAGAACGGGGACAGCTGTGCATTTGATTCAGAAAATGATGGCATTAACTTTACTGTACCTCCCAAAGaaaccacagaggaagaaagtgtACAGCTTAGTGATGGTGGTGGGACCAGGTTTACAATATCCAAAGTAGCAGAGGGAGATTTGTTAAttgataaagatgaaaaaggaTAA
- the LOC121905447 gene encoding protein 4.1-like — MATMTTEASAVSEADTEGKQKASGAEPEPENKQNPEAATSEPEGEQSSKKAQEQASEPGAADVATSPEEEQLKPRTRTSAGKGLSRLFSSFLKRRSQCSEGEGFEAEKAREEKADKEEKADKAEEVKSEEKEAKVEEVKSEVKEEKKTEEKVQLRRNTRKKLR; from the exons A TGGCTACCATGACAACAGAGGCAAGTGCAGTGAGCGAGGCGGACACTGAGGGCAAGCAGAAGGCAAGCGGCGCCGAACCCGAACCCGAGAACAAGCAGAATCCGGAGGCGGCAACATCTGAGCCAGAGGGGGAGCAGTCGAGCAAGAAGGCCCAAGAGCAGGCCTCTGAGCCTGGGGCTGCTGATGTAGCTACCTCCccagaggaggagcagctgaaGCCTCGTACCCGGACCTCTGCTGGCAAAGGCCTGTCTcgcctcttctcctctttcctcaAACGCCGCTCACAGTGCTCTGAGGGAGAGGGGTTTGAGGCAGAGAAAGCCAGGGAGGAAAAGgcagacaaagaggaaaaagctGATAAGGCGGAAGAAGTGAAAAGCGAAGAGAAGGAGGCTAAAGTAGAAGAGGTAAAATCAGAggttaaagaagagaaaaagacagaagaaaaagt CCAGCTCAGGAGGAACACAAGGAAGAAGCTGCGATAA